In one window of Ignatzschineria indica DNA:
- a CDS encoding acetamidase/formamidase family protein: MKQLCSSSATIYAFDKNNSPKLRVRAGEQIKIITKDCFSNQVDDDHRLADINWNQINPATGPIFVEGAEAGDILKVSIDSITVADQGVCAVGPGFGLIPLPEMTQKIIPIRNQQLHFSDEIILPLNPMIGVIGVAPKDEPISTGTPAEHGGNMDTKLIKEGATLYLPIFVKGALFALGDLHAAMGDGEIGGSGVEVAGEVIVTLDLIKEQKLTHPVVENEESFAFLVSRKTIDDALTEATNIGVQKLAEKLKISLEEATMLGSIACDVEISQLVDPQLTARFVIPKKLLPHLF, translated from the coding sequence ATGAAACAACTTTGTAGCAGTAGTGCCACTATCTATGCATTTGATAAAAACAATTCCCCCAAATTACGCGTGAGAGCAGGTGAACAGATCAAAATCATCACAAAAGATTGCTTTAGCAATCAGGTGGATGATGATCATCGCCTCGCCGATATTAACTGGAACCAAATCAATCCCGCTACAGGACCGATCTTTGTTGAAGGAGCTGAAGCCGGCGATATTTTAAAAGTGAGCATCGATTCAATTACTGTAGCAGATCAAGGTGTCTGTGCCGTTGGTCCTGGATTTGGACTGATCCCACTGCCGGAGATGACCCAAAAAATTATTCCCATCCGAAATCAACAACTTCACTTTAGTGATGAGATTATCCTTCCACTCAATCCGATGATTGGTGTCATCGGTGTTGCTCCCAAAGATGAACCTATCTCCACAGGTACGCCAGCCGAACATGGTGGCAACATGGATACCAAGCTGATTAAAGAGGGCGCGACGCTCTATCTCCCGATCTTTGTTAAAGGTGCGCTCTTTGCCTTGGGGGATCTGCATGCCGCGATGGGAGATGGGGAGATTGGTGGCTCTGGCGTTGAAGTTGCTGGAGAGGTTATTGTCACGCTCGATCTTATCAAAGAGCAAAAGCTTACTCATCCTGTTGTTGAAAACGAGGAGAGCTTTGCCTTTTTGGTTTCACGTAAAACAATTGATGATGCTCTTACAGAAGCGACTAATATCGGCGTTCAAAAATTAGCGGAAAAACTTAAAATCTCCCTAGAAGAGGCGACGATGCTCGGTAGCATCGCTTGTGATGTTGAAATCAGCCAATTAGTTGATCCTCAATTAACTGCACGATTTGTAATCCCTAAAAAATTACTACCCCATCTCTTTTAG
- the polA gene encoding DNA polymerase I — MSKTFLVVDGSNFLFRAFHALPPLKSPDGRPTGAIRGVISMFEKLVREFKPDYLGVIFDASGKSFRNDLFEDYKAHRPPMPDDLRAQIEPLYEIIDLMGFPRISIPGIEADDVIATLAVEAKAKGLRTIIASSDKDLAQLVEDDVITMYDGMKNEMLGRSEIFEKYGVYPEQVRDYLALMGDSADNIPGIQGVGPKTAAKWIHEWGDLDAIVENAEKIKGKVGERLRDSLDILKLSKELTTLLLNAPLPVKVEDLTPNPPFIGRLREVYQDFGFRQLLLELDQAGGGESFVPPVAQSVASDQVELAAHWINPTLPAKKSYRTILDLAELEQYLSLIPETALLALDTETDGLEFMRSNLVGLSLSVAPGSAIYIPFKQAGVESPLQIEEVMTRLKPILEDAEIPKVGQNIKFDWHILKRHGVELRGIVDDTMLASYIYDPTGNRHNMDALAELYLGFKTTPFEEIAGKGRSQKRFDEIDIEIASFYACEDADITLQLQRSILPRLRSEVTQYKVYQEIEVPLISVLAKMEHEGILVDAQHLENLSAEFGENLAELEAKAYELAGEEFNMSSSKQVGEILFEKLGLPVIKKTPKGAPSTAEDVLQKLAEDYPLPKIIIEYREFSKLRSTYTDSLVAEINPDTGRVHTSFNQAQTSTGRLSSSNPNLQNIPIRTKEGRRIREAFIAKEGSTLLAADYSQIELRLMAHFSQDEMMLKAFNEGKDIHAATAAEVFGIPLEKVTGAERRAAKAINFGLIYGMGAFGLAKQLGISRTQAQEYISLYFSRYTGVLNYMEEAKEKAKEKGYVETALGRRLYLPGIHSSNAIARSGAERVAINAPLQGTAADIIKLAMLKVDRSLAENPHLSAKMLLQVHDELILETPIEQMEDVRALLVDAMTDVLKLDVPLIVEVGSGKNWDETAG, encoded by the coding sequence ATGTCAAAAACATTTTTAGTCGTTGATGGTTCTAACTTTCTTTTCCGTGCATTTCATGCGCTACCGCCCCTTAAAAGCCCAGATGGACGACCGACGGGAGCGATTCGTGGTGTGATTAGTATGTTTGAAAAACTAGTGCGGGAATTTAAGCCAGATTATCTAGGGGTTATCTTTGATGCAAGTGGGAAGAGCTTTCGGAATGATCTCTTTGAAGATTATAAAGCACATCGACCACCAATGCCGGATGATCTGCGCGCGCAAATTGAGCCACTATATGAAATTATCGATCTGATGGGCTTTCCACGGATCTCTATTCCTGGAATTGAGGCGGATGATGTAATCGCTACCTTAGCAGTTGAAGCGAAAGCGAAGGGCTTGCGCACGATTATCGCTTCAAGTGATAAAGATCTTGCACAATTGGTAGAAGATGATGTGATTACAATGTATGACGGCATGAAAAATGAGATGTTAGGTCGGTCTGAGATCTTTGAGAAGTATGGTGTCTATCCTGAACAGGTTCGTGATTACTTAGCTTTGATGGGTGATAGTGCCGATAATATCCCGGGGATTCAAGGGGTCGGTCCTAAAACAGCTGCAAAGTGGATTCATGAGTGGGGTGATTTAGATGCAATTGTAGAAAATGCTGAAAAGATTAAAGGTAAGGTGGGTGAACGACTCAGAGATAGTTTAGATATTTTGAAGCTCTCTAAAGAGTTGACGACACTGCTCCTCAATGCGCCTTTACCTGTAAAGGTGGAGGATTTAACCCCCAATCCCCCTTTTATCGGGCGTTTGCGGGAGGTCTATCAAGATTTTGGATTCCGCCAGTTGCTCTTAGAGCTTGATCAAGCTGGTGGTGGAGAGAGCTTTGTTCCGCCTGTTGCACAATCGGTTGCAAGTGATCAAGTAGAGCTTGCCGCGCATTGGATTAATCCTACATTGCCGGCAAAAAAATCTTATCGAACCATTTTAGATCTAGCAGAGCTTGAACAGTATCTCTCCTTGATTCCTGAGACCGCGCTTTTAGCACTCGATACGGAGACTGATGGATTGGAATTTATGCGTTCTAATCTTGTGGGGCTCTCTCTTTCGGTAGCTCCGGGCAGTGCGATCTATATCCCCTTTAAACAGGCGGGAGTAGAAAGTCCATTGCAGATAGAGGAGGTGATGACGCGTTTAAAACCAATTTTAGAAGATGCAGAGATTCCTAAAGTTGGACAAAATATTAAGTTTGATTGGCATATCTTAAAGCGTCATGGTGTGGAGTTACGTGGAATTGTTGATGATACTATGCTTGCAAGTTATATCTATGATCCTACCGGGAACCGCCACAATATGGATGCATTAGCGGAGCTCTATTTAGGCTTTAAGACAACCCCTTTTGAAGAGATTGCCGGCAAAGGGCGTTCGCAGAAACGCTTTGATGAGATCGATATTGAGATCGCTAGCTTTTATGCTTGTGAAGATGCCGATATTACCTTGCAATTACAGCGAAGTATCTTACCGCGACTCCGCTCTGAGGTGACACAATATAAGGTCTATCAGGAGATAGAAGTTCCTTTAATCTCTGTTCTTGCAAAGATGGAACATGAAGGGATTTTAGTGGATGCTCAGCATTTAGAGAATTTAAGTGCCGAGTTTGGGGAGAATCTAGCGGAGCTTGAAGCGAAAGCATATGAGCTTGCCGGAGAAGAGTTTAATATGAGCTCATCGAAGCAGGTTGGAGAGATTCTCTTTGAAAAACTGGGACTGCCGGTGATTAAGAAGACACCTAAAGGGGCACCTTCAACGGCGGAAGATGTTTTACAAAAATTAGCAGAGGATTATCCTTTACCGAAAATTATTATTGAGTATCGTGAGTTTTCTAAACTCCGCTCAACTTATACTGACTCTCTTGTCGCTGAGATCAATCCTGATACCGGGCGCGTTCATACCTCTTTTAATCAGGCGCAGACAAGTACCGGGCGACTCTCATCTTCAAATCCCAACTTGCAAAATATTCCGATTCGGACAAAGGAAGGGCGCCGTATTCGGGAAGCTTTTATTGCTAAAGAGGGCTCAACTCTATTAGCCGCGGACTATTCACAAATTGAGCTCCGTTTAATGGCGCACTTCTCTCAAGATGAGATGATGTTAAAAGCATTTAATGAGGGGAAAGATATTCATGCGGCAACAGCAGCAGAGGTATTCGGTATTCCCTTAGAGAAGGTGACAGGGGCTGAGCGTAGAGCGGCAAAGGCAATTAACTTTGGCTTGATCTATGGTATGGGAGCTTTTGGTTTGGCGAAGCAGTTGGGGATCTCCCGTACCCAAGCGCAAGAGTATATTAGTCTCTATTTTAGTCGTTATACCGGCGTTTTAAATTATATGGAAGAGGCGAAAGAGAAGGCGAAAGAAAAAGGGTATGTAGAGACAGCTTTAGGACGTCGACTCTATCTTCCTGGAATTCATAGTAGCAATGCGATTGCGCGATCGGGGGCGGAACGTGTTGCCATTAATGCTCCCCTTCAAGGAACGGCCGCAGATATTATTAAGTTAGCGATGTTAAAGGTGGACCGATCTTTAGCGGAAAATCCTCATCTTTCAGCAAAAATGTTACTCCAGGTGCATGATGAGCTGATTTTAGAAACGCCTATTGAGCAGATGGAAGATGTCCGGGCATTATTAGTCGATGCAATGACCGATGTTCTTAAGCTTGATGTTCCGTTGATTGTTGAGGTAGGAAGCGGTAAAAACTGGGATGAGACTGCAGGATAA
- a CDS encoding sulfite exporter TauE/SafE family protein has protein sequence MGIELLIFLFLGCIIGLISGLLGVGGGTVVVPTVVFFLVSIGVDPELIMKVALGTSFAVVGITSLSSVIAHQRRGSVMWGVVFLLGIGAIVGVSIGSLVVKMMNDLILQLLFCIFLAYTIYNMLRTASKKEAESVSHFAKPLFILVGGVIGFVSSFVGIGGGVMIVPVLSKIGYKMKNAIASSSAVGMIMAAAGAGSAIFNGMSVEGVPESSLGFVYYPAVIGLSITSVIFAPIGAKLVYILPVKRIRQILAGFLSIILVIFIYNNFVS, from the coding sequence ATGGGCATTGAGTTATTAATATTTCTTTTTTTAGGCTGTATTATTGGTCTTATTTCGGGACTATTAGGCGTTGGTGGTGGAACGGTTGTTGTACCAACTGTTGTTTTCTTCTTAGTCTCGATCGGTGTTGATCCTGAATTGATTATGAAGGTTGCTTTAGGTACCTCTTTTGCTGTTGTTGGAATTACAAGCCTCTCTTCAGTTATTGCTCACCAAAGAAGAGGATCGGTGATGTGGGGAGTTGTTTTTCTGCTAGGGATCGGTGCAATTGTTGGGGTTTCTATTGGTAGCCTTGTTGTAAAGATGATGAATGATCTGATATTGCAGTTACTCTTCTGTATCTTCCTCGCTTATACAATTTACAATATGTTGCGTACAGCATCGAAGAAGGAGGCCGAGAGCGTCTCTCACTTTGCTAAGCCCCTCTTTATATTAGTAGGAGGGGTGATCGGTTTTGTCTCAAGTTTTGTTGGAATTGGTGGTGGTGTAATGATTGTGCCAGTCTTGAGCAAGATCGGCTATAAGATGAAAAATGCGATTGCATCCTCTTCGGCAGTTGGGATGATTATGGCAGCTGCGGGAGCAGGGAGCGCGATCTTTAATGGGATGAGCGTTGAAGGGGTACCAGAATCTTCTTTAGGTTTTGTCTACTATCCAGCTGTAATAGGGCTCTCTATTACTAGTGTGATCTTCGCTCCTATTGGTGCAAAGCTGGTCTATATCTTGCCAGTAAAGCGCATTCGTCAGATTTTGGCAGGTTTTTTATCGATTATTTTGGTAATCTTTATCTACAATAACTTTGTTTCATAG
- the aspS gene encoding aspartate--tRNA ligase produces MRSHYCGLVNEALLDKTVTLSGWVHRRRDHGGIIFVDLRDREGIVQVVIDPAHLTTPFEEAEKIRNEFVIKIEGEVIARPEGMVNPNIVSGKIEVVAKRLEILNSAAPLPFQLGDDKTSEEVRLKYRYLDLRDTRMHQNIMLRSKVTRYIRKALDEQGFLDIETPFLTKATPEGARDYVVPSRVHHGEFFALPQSPQLFKQLLMVSGFDRYYQIVRCFRDEDLRADRQPEFTQVDIETSFLSSDQIMDIAEKMIRDVFKESIDVDLGDNFPRMTWHEAMARFGSDKPDLRIPLEFTEVTELMKGCEFKVFKDAANRENGRVVALNIPNASDQFTRRHIDEYTEFVGRYGAKGLAYIRVNDVAAGRDGLQSPIVKFLDDATLTALLEATNAKNNDIIFFGADKATIVNDAIGALRVKIGKDLNLLTCKWAPMWVVDFPMFEYDEEAKRYVAVHHPFTTPKTGIESLSDPANSIANAYDLVLNGTELGGGSIRIFKHDVQMKVFELLGIDKAEAEEKFGFLLDALKYGAPPHGGIAFGLDRLVMLMAEASSIRDVIAFPKTQSAACLLTEAPAHISQAQLDELAIAVVEDEKEMQK; encoded by the coding sequence ATGCGATCACACTACTGCGGACTCGTCAACGAGGCGCTTCTCGATAAAACGGTTACCCTCTCTGGCTGGGTACATCGTCGCCGCGACCATGGCGGAATTATTTTCGTAGATCTTCGAGATAGAGAGGGAATCGTGCAAGTGGTTATCGACCCTGCACATCTCACAACTCCTTTTGAAGAAGCAGAGAAGATTCGAAATGAATTTGTTATCAAAATTGAGGGTGAAGTTATTGCTCGTCCTGAAGGGATGGTGAATCCTAATATTGTTTCAGGCAAGATCGAAGTCGTTGCAAAACGCTTAGAGATCCTCAATAGCGCAGCACCACTTCCTTTCCAACTAGGTGATGATAAAACATCAGAAGAGGTTCGCCTTAAATATCGCTATCTTGATCTTCGCGATACGCGCATGCATCAAAATATTATGTTACGTTCAAAAGTAACACGCTATATTCGAAAAGCACTTGACGAGCAAGGCTTCCTCGATATTGAAACACCTTTCCTCACAAAAGCAACACCAGAAGGAGCTCGCGACTACGTCGTTCCCTCACGTGTTCATCATGGTGAATTCTTTGCACTTCCACAGAGTCCACAACTCTTTAAGCAACTATTAATGGTCAGTGGTTTTGATCGCTACTACCAGATCGTTCGCTGCTTCCGCGATGAAGATCTTCGCGCAGATCGCCAGCCTGAATTTACCCAGGTGGATATCGAAACATCATTCCTCTCTTCTGATCAAATTATGGATATTGCAGAGAAGATGATTCGCGATGTATTTAAAGAGTCAATCGATGTTGATCTTGGCGATAACTTCCCACGTATGACTTGGCATGAGGCGATGGCTCGCTTTGGCTCTGATAAGCCAGATCTTCGTATCCCTCTTGAATTCACAGAAGTCACTGAATTGATGAAAGGATGTGAGTTTAAGGTCTTCAAAGATGCAGCAAATCGTGAAAATGGTCGTGTGGTTGCGCTCAATATTCCCAATGCATCGGATCAATTTACCCGTCGTCACATCGATGAGTATACTGAGTTTGTCGGTCGTTATGGTGCGAAAGGTCTTGCCTATATTCGTGTCAATGATGTTGCCGCTGGCCGCGATGGCTTGCAATCCCCTATCGTTAAATTCTTAGATGATGCAACGCTTACAGCACTTCTTGAAGCAACGAATGCTAAAAATAATGACATCATCTTCTTTGGTGCCGATAAAGCGACTATCGTCAATGATGCTATTGGTGCGCTTCGCGTGAAAATCGGTAAGGATCTTAACCTATTAACCTGTAAATGGGCGCCGATGTGGGTTGTTGACTTCCCGATGTTTGAATATGATGAGGAGGCGAAACGTTATGTTGCCGTTCACCATCCCTTCACAACGCCTAAAACAGGTATCGAGTCACTTAGCGATCCTGCAAACTCTATTGCCAACGCTTATGACCTCGTCCTCAACGGCACAGAGCTTGGTGGCGGATCAATCCGTATCTTCAAACATGATGTCCAGATGAAGGTCTTTGAATTACTCGGGATCGATAAAGCAGAAGCAGAAGAGAAATTTGGCTTCCTTCTTGATGCACTTAAATATGGCGCACCGCCTCACGGGGGAATCGCCTTTGGACTTGACCGTTTAGTGATGTTGATGGCAGAAGCAAGTTCAATCCGTGATGTGATCGCTTTCCCGAAAACACAGTCAGCCGCATGTCTCTTAACTGAAGCACCAGCTCATATCAGCCAAGCACAATTAGATGAGCTTGCGATCGCTGTTGTTGAAGATGAGAAAGAGATGCAGAAATAG
- the cydB gene encoding cytochrome d ubiquinol oxidase subunit II: protein MDYNMLVIIWAGIILLGVAIYVVLDGFDLGVGMLYPFVKSEDDRTTLMNSIGPVWDGNETWLILGGAALFGIFPIAYSVVLSGFYIPVILLLMALIFRGVSFEFRGRVSEQRRNFWNNAFFLGSLFAGFFQGVIAGALVQGFDFMPAVDAINAPEGYVSKGALDLVMAGGIWAWLSPFSIVSGLGLTAFYALLGSTWAIKKTEGALQAHIRSLTRKIALIFFLLATIILVWTLMIWQEQLFMAENLWKVYLFGALYFVAIIVAFILMRSIQNPNTHWQPFIYSLLMAVLGAGALVGFLLPYIVPFQVTIFMAAAPESTLTFSLVGALIFIPLVLIYTGYIYYVFRGKVQGEGY from the coding sequence ATGGATTACAATATGTTAGTTATCATCTGGGCAGGTATTATCCTATTGGGTGTAGCGATCTATGTCGTTCTAGATGGCTTTGACTTAGGGGTAGGAATGCTCTATCCCTTCGTGAAGAGTGAAGATGATCGAACGACGTTAATGAATAGTATCGGTCCGGTATGGGATGGAAATGAGACTTGGCTTATTTTGGGAGGCGCCGCACTTTTTGGAATCTTCCCGATCGCTTACTCTGTAGTGTTATCGGGCTTCTATATACCGGTGATACTCCTTTTGATGGCCTTGATTTTTAGGGGTGTTTCTTTTGAGTTTCGTGGACGTGTTTCTGAGCAACGCCGTAATTTTTGGAATAATGCCTTCTTTTTAGGGTCGCTCTTCGCAGGCTTCTTTCAAGGGGTGATCGCGGGCGCTTTAGTGCAAGGTTTTGATTTTATGCCGGCGGTAGATGCGATCAATGCACCAGAAGGATATGTCTCTAAAGGGGCATTAGATCTAGTTATGGCTGGTGGTATCTGGGCTTGGCTCTCACCATTTTCGATTGTTTCAGGATTGGGTCTCACCGCTTTTTATGCTCTATTAGGTTCAACCTGGGCGATTAAGAAGACTGAAGGAGCGTTACAGGCGCATATTCGAAGCTTAACGCGTAAGATTGCGCTGATCTTCTTCCTCCTAGCTACTATTATTTTGGTATGGACCTTAATGATTTGGCAAGAGCAGCTCTTTATGGCGGAAAATCTCTGGAAGGTCTATCTCTTTGGTGCGCTCTATTTTGTAGCGATTATTGTTGCCTTTATCTTGATGCGTTCAATTCAAAATCCGAATACCCATTGGCAACCCTTTATCTATTCGTTATTAATGGCTGTCTTAGGTGCTGGCGCGTTAGTGGGCTTCCTTCTTCCCTATATTGTTCCATTTCAGGTCACTATCTTTATGGCAGCGGCACCAGAGTCGACTCTAACCTTCTCTCTAGTCGGGGCGTTGATCTTTATTCCCCTCGTGCTGATCTATACCGGTTATATCTACTATGTTTTCAGAGGTAAGGTGCAAGGAGAGGGGTACTAA
- a CDS encoding cytochrome ubiquinol oxidase subunit I, translating into MMSAILLARIQFAFTVSFHIIFPAITIGLGMWLVVLEGLWLKTKKPVYMDIYNFWVKFFAVAFSMGVVSGVVMAFQFGSNWSEFSKFSGSVTGPLLIYEVITAFFLEAGFLGIMLFGRDRVGPKMHFFATAMVAIGTTFSAYWILVSNSFMQTPPSLESGAIEIVDGAVVVKDWLAILFSASLPIRMVHMLTAALLTATLIISGTAAWHLLRGNRNAAVKKMLSMSLVTLFFVSIFQVVIGDIHGLNVRDHQPTKLAAIEGHWDATPEGEGTGFILFAIPNQEEQKNYFSIEIPYAASLILTHSLDGKVANLKAFPKEDIPPVGWVFWSFRVMVGLGFLMVILGIWGVWQRHKKTLGEKKGLLRFALWMGPSGLISVLAGWFVTEIGRQPWLVYNIMRVTEGHSFIHTAGDLTVSLALFVIAYLVVFLFGVTILFRILRRGPQSSDVAVAEQ; encoded by the coding sequence ATGATGAGTGCAATTTTGTTAGCGCGGATCCAATTTGCGTTTACGGTCTCATTCCATATTATCTTTCCGGCAATTACAATTGGGCTAGGAATGTGGCTCGTTGTGCTAGAGGGACTCTGGTTGAAGACAAAAAAACCAGTCTATATGGATATTTATAATTTTTGGGTGAAGTTTTTTGCCGTTGCATTTTCAATGGGGGTTGTCTCAGGAGTGGTGATGGCCTTCCAGTTTGGTTCAAATTGGAGTGAGTTTTCTAAGTTTTCAGGATCGGTAACAGGACCTCTATTAATCTATGAAGTGATTACTGCATTCTTCTTAGAAGCGGGCTTCTTAGGAATTATGTTGTTTGGTCGGGATCGTGTTGGCCCTAAGATGCACTTTTTTGCAACAGCAATGGTTGCGATAGGAACTACATTCTCTGCTTATTGGATCTTAGTCTCTAACAGTTTTATGCAGACACCACCATCTCTTGAGTCAGGTGCGATTGAGATTGTTGATGGTGCTGTTGTTGTAAAAGATTGGTTAGCAATTCTTTTTAGCGCCTCTTTACCGATTCGTATGGTGCATATGTTAACTGCTGCGCTTTTGACGGCAACGTTAATCATTTCGGGAACAGCCGCTTGGCATCTCTTACGAGGTAATCGTAACGCAGCGGTTAAGAAGATGTTGAGCATGTCGTTAGTAACGCTCTTCTTTGTCTCTATCTTCCAAGTGGTTATCGGTGATATCCATGGGCTGAATGTTCGAGATCACCAGCCAACAAAATTAGCAGCGATCGAAGGGCATTGGGATGCAACGCCTGAAGGGGAGGGAACAGGTTTTATTCTCTTTGCAATTCCTAATCAAGAAGAGCAGAAGAACTATTTCTCCATTGAGATTCCCTATGCCGCAAGCCTTATTCTAACCCACTCATTAGATGGGAAAGTCGCGAATTTAAAAGCATTTCCTAAAGAGGATATTCCTCCTGTCGGTTGGGTCTTCTGGTCTTTCCGCGTGATGGTAGGATTAGGTTTCTTAATGGTGATTTTAGGAATTTGGGGTGTTTGGCAACGGCATAAGAAGACTCTGGGTGAGAAGAAAGGGTTGCTCCGCTTTGCATTATGGATGGGGCCTAGTGGTTTAATCTCAGTCTTAGCCGGTTGGTTTGTCACAGAGATTGGTCGTCAGCCTTGGTTGGTCTATAACATTATGCGCGTTACTGAGGGACACTCTTTTATACATACCGCAGGAGATTTAACGGTGTCATTAGCGCTCTTTGTGATTGCTTACCTCGTAGTCTTCTTATTTGGAGTGACGATCCTTTTCCGTATTTTGCGCAGAGGACCTCAAAGTTCTGATGTTGCTGTAGCTGAGCAGTAA
- a CDS encoding LysR family transcriptional regulator, which produces MENRQLHYFVMVAELGSVAAASRSLHIAQPAITRQIKNLEETIGVTLFERHARGMVLTSAGRKFYQDALNILNAIERAKSQAVKADRGDIGYLKIGITPQHIWLTEVQQHLSEFRKYNPEISLNVCTMHSRKQIMALRNGELDAGFMFIRPQDDNDFLGRFLYKESMLLAVNKNSPFADHPPEKIDQLRSEPFIWSPENQAFDLYKMIIDELRRHDFTPKIDHEGCDYNSMLSLVSAGRGYTFVPAVAKYLKVYDVVMHELPELDVTFDLELVWRRDNANPSLPHFIKNYNHQMRRLT; this is translated from the coding sequence ATGGAAAATAGACAACTACACTATTTCGTGATGGTTGCAGAACTTGGCAGTGTAGCGGCGGCTTCAAGATCACTACATATTGCCCAACCCGCCATCACTCGACAGATTAAGAACCTTGAAGAGACCATCGGTGTTACCCTCTTTGAAAGGCATGCTAGAGGAATGGTATTAACATCTGCCGGAAGAAAGTTTTATCAAGATGCTCTCAATATTCTCAATGCTATTGAGCGTGCAAAATCACAGGCGGTAAAAGCAGATCGAGGCGATATTGGTTACCTCAAAATTGGGATTACGCCACAACACATCTGGCTCACTGAAGTGCAACAACACTTAAGTGAATTTCGAAAATATAACCCTGAAATCTCCCTGAATGTCTGCACAATGCACTCCCGAAAACAGATTATGGCACTTCGTAATGGGGAGCTAGATGCCGGCTTTATGTTTATCCGGCCACAAGATGATAATGATTTTTTAGGTCGATTTCTCTATAAAGAATCGATGCTTCTGGCAGTTAATAAAAACTCACCTTTTGCTGATCATCCGCCCGAAAAGATCGACCAATTACGTTCAGAACCCTTTATCTGGTCACCGGAAAATCAAGCTTTTGACCTCTATAAAATGATTATTGATGAGTTAAGACGCCATGATTTCACCCCAAAAATTGATCATGAAGGTTGCGATTACAACTCTATGTTGAGCCTTGTCTCTGCAGGCCGAGGATATACCTTTGTGCCGGCAGTAGCCAAATATCTGAAGGTTTACGATGTTGTAATGCATGAGTTGCCGGAGCTTGATGTGACATTTGACCTTGAGCTTGTCTGGCGACGAGATAATGCCAACCCTAGCCTGCCCCACTTTATTAAGAACTACAATCATCAGATGCGAAGACTTACTTGA
- the erpA gene encoding iron-sulfur cluster insertion protein ErpA, translating to MEQKCIDFKEKGMSMIEDTGINFTDSAALKVKSLIEEEGDSTLKLRVYIQGGGCSGFQYGFAFANEVEEGDVEVVNQDVVLLIDPLSYQYLVGAEIDYVNDLQGEQFVIRNPNATTTCGCGNSFSA from the coding sequence ATGGAGCAGAAATGTATTGATTTTAAGGAGAAAGGGATGTCGATGATTGAAGATACAGGAATTAACTTCACAGATTCTGCAGCACTTAAGGTAAAGAGCTTAATCGAAGAGGAAGGTGATTCAACACTTAAACTTCGTGTCTATATCCAAGGCGGTGGCTGTTCAGGCTTCCAATATGGATTTGCATTTGCCAATGAAGTAGAAGAGGGTGATGTTGAAGTTGTGAACCAAGATGTAGTGCTCTTAATTGATCCATTAAGTTACCAATATTTAGTGGGCGCTGAGATCGATTATGTCAATGATCTACAAGGTGAGCAATTTGTAATCCGTAACCCCAATGCTACAACAACTTGTGGATGTGGTAACTCATTTAGTGCTTAA